The following proteins come from a genomic window of Pyxidicoccus sp. MSG2:
- a CDS encoding DUF2188 domain-containing protein, which translates to MAKNSSRGGGVHTTPNPEGAGWVNQMKGKVTSKHRLKERAVETGRVLAQEKRTEHTIHNIDGSIGKKNSYGNDPSTSKG; encoded by the coding sequence ATGGCGAAGAACAGCAGCCGCGGTGGTGGCGTGCACACCACCCCGAATCCGGAGGGCGCGGGCTGGGTCAACCAGATGAAGGGGAAGGTGACGAGCAAGCACCGGCTCAAGGAGCGCGCGGTCGAGACGGGACGGGTGCTGGCCCAGGAGAAGAGGACCGAGCACACCATCCACAACATCGACGGAAGCATCGGGAAGAAGAACAGCTACGGCAACGACCCGAGCACGTCGAAGGGCTAG
- a CDS encoding ribonucleotide-diphosphate reductase subunit beta: MLLNPGLNLTLRPMAYPQFFEMYRNAIKNTWTVEEVDFSTDLVDLRSKMTDAERHLIHRLVAFFATGDSIVGNNLVLNLYKHINAPEARMYLSRQLYEEALHVQFYLTLLDTYVPDPAERAKAFAAIDNIPSIQRKARFCMKWMDSVHGLDELRTKEERRKFLLNLICFAGCIEGLFFFAAFAYVYFLRSKGLLNGLAAGTNWVFRDESAHMAFAFECIQTARKEEPDLFDAQMERDVVAMMREAVECETQFAQDLLSGGVMGLSVQEMRGYLEYVSDQRLQMLGIAPVFRTKNPLHFMDLQDVQELTNFFERRVSSYQVAVGVGAATDVVFDAAF, from the coding sequence ATGCTGCTGAACCCTGGATTGAACCTGACGCTGCGCCCGATGGCGTACCCGCAGTTCTTCGAGATGTACCGGAACGCCATCAAGAACACCTGGACGGTGGAGGAGGTGGACTTCTCCACGGACCTGGTGGACCTGCGTTCGAAGATGACGGACGCGGAGCGTCACCTCATCCACCGGCTGGTGGCGTTCTTCGCGACGGGGGACAGCATCGTCGGCAACAACCTGGTGCTGAACCTCTACAAGCACATCAACGCCCCCGAGGCGCGGATGTACCTGTCGCGGCAACTGTACGAGGAGGCGCTGCACGTCCAGTTCTACCTGACGCTGCTGGACACGTACGTGCCGGACCCGGCGGAGCGGGCGAAGGCCTTTGCCGCCATCGACAACATCCCCTCCATCCAGCGCAAGGCGCGCTTCTGCATGAAGTGGATGGACAGCGTCCACGGCCTGGACGAGCTGCGGACGAAGGAGGAGCGGCGCAAGTTCCTGCTCAACCTCATCTGCTTCGCGGGCTGCATCGAGGGACTCTTCTTCTTCGCGGCGTTCGCCTACGTGTACTTCCTGCGCAGCAAGGGCCTGCTGAACGGCCTGGCGGCGGGGACGAACTGGGTGTTCCGCGACGAGAGCGCGCACATGGCGTTCGCGTTCGAGTGCATCCAGACGGCGCGCAAGGAGGAGCCGGACCTCTTCGACGCGCAGATGGAGCGCGACGTGGTGGCGATGATGCGCGAGGCGGTGGAGTGCGAGACGCAGTTCGCTCAGGACCTGCTGAGCGGCGGCGTCATGGGCCTGTCCGTGCAGGAGATGCGCGGCTACCTGGAGTACGTGTCGGACCAGCGGCTGCAGATGCTGGGGATTGCGCCGGTGTTCCGGACGAAGAACCCGCTGCACTTCATGGACCTGCAGGACGTGCAGGAGCTCACCAACTTCTTCGAGCGCCGGGTTTCGTCGTACCAGGTGGCCGTCGGAGTGGGCGCGGCGACGGACGTGGTGTTCGACGCGGCGTTCTGA
- a CDS encoding ribonucleoside-diphosphate reductase subunit alpha, whose protein sequence is MRVKKRNGTAEPVDLNKIVRAVGRCCMGLPRVDVMRVATKTISGLYDGATTRELDGLSIQTAAALIAEEPEYGRLSARLLSAFIQKEVSNQEIHSFSQSIAAGHKHGLIADRLLQFVQANARKLNAAIDPSRNDLFEYFGLRTVYDRYLLKNPQTREVLETPQEFFLRVACALSGDNARDAIELYRLFSSLEYMPSSPTLFNSGTRHEQLSSCFLLDSPADELDAIYKKYSDIAMLSKFSGGIGVAYHRVRARGSLIRSTNGHSNGIVPWLKTLDASVAAVNQGGKRKGACCVYLETWHADIEDFLELRENTGDDARRTHNLNLANWVSDLFMKRVEADADWSLFDPKAVPHLTDLYGDAFEKAYAEAEAKGLAMRKVKARDLYARMMKVLAQTGNGWMTFKDISNRKSNQTGKDGNVIHLSNLCTEILEVTSQGETAVCNLGSLNLGRMVVDGKFDFERLRANAQLALKQLDRVIDLNYYPIPSASDSNRRWRPVGLGLMGLQDVFFQLRMPFDAPEARALSKKISEEIYYAALSTSCDLAEQFGAHPSFPETRAAKGELQFDSWGVVPEDTARWDALRQRILKHGLRNSLMIAIAPTATIASIVGCYECIEPQVSNLFKRETLSGDFLQVNRYLVRDLQSLGLWNENVRNRIKMAEGSVQDITELPENLRAIYRTAWEIPMRSLIDMGADRGAFIDQSQSLNLFVETPNIGKLSSMYFYAWQKGLKTTYYLRSRPATRIAKATVSGAGTGTTMPSTPAPVAAKAEVTDAEALACSLENPEACEACQ, encoded by the coding sequence ATGCGCGTGAAGAAGCGCAACGGCACCGCGGAGCCGGTGGACCTCAACAAGATTGTCCGCGCGGTGGGCCGCTGCTGCATGGGCCTGCCCCGCGTGGACGTCATGCGCGTGGCCACGAAGACCATCTCCGGCCTCTATGACGGCGCCACCACGCGCGAGCTGGACGGGCTGTCCATCCAGACGGCCGCGGCGCTCATCGCCGAGGAGCCCGAGTACGGCCGCCTCTCCGCGCGCCTGTTGTCCGCCTTCATCCAGAAGGAGGTCAGCAACCAGGAGATCCACTCCTTCAGCCAGTCCATCGCCGCGGGCCACAAGCACGGCCTCATCGCGGACCGGCTGCTCCAGTTCGTCCAGGCCAACGCGCGCAAGCTCAACGCCGCCATCGACCCGTCGCGAAACGACCTGTTCGAGTACTTCGGCCTGCGCACCGTCTACGACCGCTACCTCCTGAAGAACCCGCAGACGCGCGAGGTGCTGGAGACGCCGCAGGAGTTCTTCCTCCGCGTGGCCTGCGCGCTCAGCGGCGACAATGCGCGCGACGCGATTGAGCTGTACCGGCTGTTCAGCTCGCTGGAGTACATGCCCAGCTCGCCCACCCTGTTCAACTCGGGCACGCGCCACGAGCAGCTCTCCAGCTGCTTCCTGCTGGACTCGCCCGCGGACGAGCTGGACGCCATCTACAAGAAGTACTCGGACATCGCGATGCTGTCGAAGTTCTCCGGCGGCATCGGCGTGGCGTACCACCGGGTGCGCGCGCGCGGCTCGCTCATCCGCTCCACCAACGGCCACTCCAACGGCATCGTCCCCTGGCTGAAGACGCTGGACGCCTCCGTCGCCGCCGTGAATCAGGGTGGCAAGCGCAAGGGCGCCTGCTGCGTGTATCTGGAGACGTGGCACGCGGACATCGAGGACTTCCTCGAGCTGCGTGAGAACACCGGCGACGACGCGCGCCGCACGCACAACCTGAACCTGGCCAACTGGGTGTCGGACCTCTTCATGAAGCGCGTGGAGGCGGACGCCGACTGGAGCCTGTTCGACCCGAAGGCCGTCCCGCACCTGACGGACCTGTACGGCGACGCCTTCGAGAAGGCCTACGCCGAGGCCGAGGCCAAGGGCCTGGCCATGCGCAAGGTGAAGGCGCGCGATTTGTACGCCCGGATGATGAAGGTGCTGGCGCAGACGGGCAACGGCTGGATGACCTTCAAGGACATCAGCAACCGCAAGAGCAACCAGACGGGCAAGGATGGCAACGTCATCCACCTGTCCAACCTCTGCACCGAAATCCTGGAGGTGACGAGCCAGGGTGAGACGGCGGTGTGCAACCTGGGCTCGCTGAACCTGGGCCGGATGGTGGTGGACGGGAAGTTCGACTTCGAGCGCCTGCGCGCCAACGCCCAGCTCGCGCTGAAGCAGTTGGACCGGGTCATCGACCTCAACTACTACCCCATTCCCTCCGCCTCGGACTCCAACCGCCGCTGGCGTCCGGTGGGACTGGGACTGATGGGCCTGCAGGACGTGTTCTTCCAGCTCCGGATGCCGTTCGACGCTCCCGAGGCGCGGGCGCTGTCGAAGAAGATTTCGGAGGAGATCTACTACGCGGCGCTGTCCACCTCGTGCGACCTGGCCGAGCAGTTCGGCGCGCACCCCTCCTTCCCGGAGACGCGGGCGGCGAAGGGCGAGCTCCAGTTCGACAGCTGGGGCGTGGTGCCCGAGGACACGGCGCGCTGGGACGCGCTGCGCCAGCGCATCCTGAAGCACGGCCTGCGCAACTCGCTGATGATTGCGATTGCGCCCACGGCGACGATTGCCTCCATCGTCGGCTGCTACGAGTGCATCGAGCCGCAGGTGTCCAACCTGTTCAAGCGCGAGACGCTGTCGGGCGACTTCCTCCAGGTGAACCGCTACCTGGTGCGCGACCTCCAGTCGCTGGGGCTGTGGAACGAGAACGTCCGCAACCGCATCAAGATGGCGGAAGGCAGCGTGCAGGACATCACGGAGCTGCCGGAGAACCTGCGGGCCATCTACCGCACGGCCTGGGAGATTCCGATGCGCTCGCTCATCGACATGGGCGCGGACCGCGGGGCCTTCATCGACCAGAGCCAGTCGCTCAACCTGTTCGTGGAGACGCCGAACATCGGCAAGCTGTCGTCGATGTACTTCTACGCGTGGCAGAAGGGGCTGAAGACCACGTACTACCTGCGCTCGCGCCCGGCGACGCGGATTGCGAAGGCCACGGTGAGCGGCGCGGGCACGGGCACGACGATGCCGTCGACCCCTGCCCCGGTGGCCGCCAAGGCGGAGGTCACCGACGCCGAGGCGTTGGCCTGCTCGCTGGAGAACCCCGAGGCGTGCGAGGCCTGCCAGTAG
- a CDS encoding IF-2 protein: protein MNSAGQQGFGYRAKRTFTRLLVFTLILGLGGVVVFLLSQLNARTFTLALADGQLTVMKGRTAPMGSVPYRPGDPRLADAYAPIPVEGQDVTALALRSFTERDELDRALFPLLESLARPRIASDEPARVDQGLYYLRRAEKLSGITEEQRLTLQKLMTDVAYYQARQKLEDARKLVSDALSQLKMAAESQSRHARSANQMLSTVTPPARELEEALRRAVHTLSGPQAAPEPTPKPAPETPVSPPEPTGTTPPETPAPAAPDAGGNP, encoded by the coding sequence ATGAACTCAGCGGGACAGCAGGGATTCGGTTACCGGGCGAAGCGCACCTTCACGCGACTGCTCGTCTTCACTCTCATCCTCGGCCTGGGCGGAGTGGTGGTCTTCCTCCTCTCCCAGCTCAACGCGCGCACCTTCACCCTGGCCCTCGCGGACGGTCAGCTCACGGTGATGAAGGGCCGCACCGCCCCCATGGGCTCCGTCCCCTACCGCCCCGGGGACCCGCGGCTGGCGGACGCCTACGCCCCCATCCCCGTGGAGGGCCAGGACGTCACCGCGCTCGCCCTGCGCAGCTTCACCGAGCGCGACGAGCTGGACCGCGCCCTCTTCCCCCTCCTGGAGTCGCTGGCCCGCCCGCGCATCGCCTCGGACGAGCCCGCCCGCGTGGACCAGGGCCTCTACTACCTGCGCCGCGCGGAGAAGCTCTCCGGCATCACCGAGGAGCAGCGCCTGACGCTCCAGAAGCTCATGACGGACGTCGCGTACTACCAGGCCCGCCAGAAGCTGGAGGACGCCCGCAAGCTCGTCAGCGACGCCCTCAGCCAGCTCAAGATGGCCGCCGAGAGCCAGAGCCGCCACGCCCGCAGCGCCAACCAGATGCTCAGCACCGTCACCCCGCCCGCCCGCGAGCTGGAGGAGGCCCTCCGCCGCGCCGTGCACACCCTCAGCGGTCCCCAGGCCGCGCCCGAGCCCACGCCGAAGCCTGCCCCGGAGACGCCGGTTTCCCCACCTGAACCCACCGGGACGACGCCTCCCGAGACGCCGGCCCCGGCGGCTCCGGACGCGGGCGGAAATCCGTAA